The window GCAACTGCCGTACATCGCGATCGGGATGATCAACTTCGTGTTGCTGACGCTGGTGGCCCTGTTCGTCTTCAAGGTGCCGATCAAGGGGAACGCGCTGATGCTCTTCATCTGCGCTCTCTTCTACGTCACGGCGACGACGTCTTTGGGGCTCTTGATCTCGGGGATCACCGGGTCGCAGGTTGCCGCGGTCTTCGTCACAACGATCGTGACGATGGTCCCGACCACGCAGTTCTCGGGAATGCTCCAGCCGGTGTCGACCTTGATCGGCGGAGCGCGGGTGGCGGGGACGCTCTGGCCGACGACCTATTACATGCACGCCAGCGTCGGGGCCTTCACCAAGGCCCTCGGCTCGCGCTTGCTCATGCAGGATGCGGCGATCCTCGCGGTCTTCGTGCCGATCCTCTTGTTCACAGCCGTGGCGCTGCTGCGGCCCCAGGAGGTTTGAAGCGCCGTGGAATCGCTCGTCAACATCTTCTGGCTGGGCGTGAAGGAGCTTCGCAGCCTTCGCAGCGACACCGTGATGGTGCTGTTCGTCGTCTACGCCTTCACGTCGGCGATCTACACCCAGGCGACGGGGACCTCGTCCGAGATCAACAACGCCTCGATCGGCTTCGTCGACGAGGACGGCTCGAGCCTTTCGGGCAAGATCGTCGAGGCCTTCTACCCGCCTCGGTTCAAGAAGCCGGTGCTCATCAGGGCGGACGAGGTCGACGACGCCATGGACTCCGGCCGGCTGATGTTCGTCGTCGATATCCCGCCGCAGTATGAGCAGCGCCTTCGCGCGGGGCGGTCGGCGGAGATCATGGTGAACATCGACGCCACGGCGATGCTCCAGGCGAGCATCGGCGCCGGCTATATCCAGAACATCATCACCGATCAGGTGAGCGAGTTCCTGAGCCGTTCCGACCCGAACTTCCGCTATCCCGTCCGATTGGTGACTCGGCGGGAATTCAACCCCAACGGCGACACCTCCTGGTTCAACAGCATCGTCGCCCTGATCAACCAGATCACGCTGTTGACGACGGTCCTCACCGGCGCGGCTCTGATCCGAGAACGCGAGCACGGGACGATCGAACACCTGCTGGTGATGCCGCTGACGGCCTTCGAGATCGCCATGGCCAAGATCTGGGCCAACGCCCTGGTGATTCTGGTTGCGGTGACGGCCTCGCTGATCCTGATCGTCCGGTTGATCCTCCAGGTGCCCGTGGCGGGCTCGCCCTGGCTGTTCATGACGGGGGTCGTGCTCTACCTCTTCTTCGCGACGGCGCTGGGCGTTTTCCTGGGGACCATCGCGCGCACGATGGCCCAGTTCGCGCTCCTGATCATCCTGCTGCTGATCGTGCTCCAGTTGCTGTCGGGGGGACAGACCCCCATCGAGAGCCAGCCGCCCGCGCTGCAGAAGCTGACGTTCTTCCTGCCGTCGCGGCACTTCGTCAGCTTCTCGCAGGCGATCATCTACCGGGGCGCAGGGATTGAGGCCGTCTGGCCGAACTTCCTGATGGTCGCCCTCATCGGCGCGGGCTGCTTCGTCTACGCCCTGAATCGGTTCCGGGCGTCGATCTCGCTCAGCCGCTGACCCCGGCCGGCACGGCGTCCGGAGGGAGGGGGGCCGGCGCGGTCTTCATGGACTCGGCGTAAGCCTTGACGATCTCATGGACCGGGCCGTCCGCGACGATCTGGCCTCTCTGGAGCCAGACGGCGCGGTCGCAGAGGTCGCGGACCGTCCCCAGGTCGTGGGAGACCAGGACGACGGCGTGGGACCGACCCATCAGGTCGCGGATCCGCTCCTTGGCCTTGGAGCGGAAGACGGCGTCGCCGACGCCGAGCGTCTCGTCGACGAGGAGGATCTCGGGATCGATCTCCGTCGCCACGGCGAACGCCAGCCGTGCGGTCATGCCGCTGGAATAGTACTTCAGCGGCTTGTCGGCGAACTCGCGCAGACCGGTGAATTCGTGAATGCCGTCGATCTTCGCGAGCATCTGCTGCCGAGTGAAGCCGAGCATCGCCCCGTTGAGCAGGATGTTGTCGTGCCCGGTGAGTTCCCAGTTGAACCCGGCGCCCATCTCGATCAAGGGCGCGACCCGGCCGCGAACCTCGACCGTCCCCGAGGTCGGCGGGTAGATCCTCGCCAGCATCCGGAGCAACGTGCTCTTGCCGGCGCCGTTGGAGCCGACGATGCCGATGCGCTCGCCGTGGCGGATCCGCAGGTTGATCCCCTGGAGCGCCCAGAACGCGGAGTTGGGCACGATCCGCTCGCGGCGGAGGATCAGGTCCAGGGCCGCTCGCTTGAGCGTGTACATCCTGTCCGAGTAGTTCACGAACCGCAGCGAGACGTCGCGAAGCTCGACGAGCGGTTCGGCCGAAGCGTCGTCCCCGGAGTCCCTGCGCAATTCACGGCCCTCAGAGTCGGAAAACCATTTTGTCTTCGTTGGACTTGAAGGCGGCATAGCCGATCCCCAGACTGACGCACGCGAGCGCGGCGGCGGCCAGCACCATGCTGAGCTGCGGCCAACGCCCGTAGCACAGAACGTCGTGGAAAATCTCAATGAAATAGTAGGCCGGGTTGAGCTTGAACAGCCACTGGCGATTCTCGAACCGAGTGACCGGGTAGATGATCGGGGTGGCGAAGTACCAGGCCTGAATGAACACCCCCACCAGGTGGCCGCAATCACGGAAGAACGTGTTGGCCGTCGCCACCAGCAGGCTGAGTCCCAGCGTGAAAGCGCAAATGAGGGTGATCGCGACCGGCAGGAACAGCATCGCCGGCGAGGGCCTTGCGCCCAGCGGAATCAGGATCAGGAACAGGGCGGTGAGCGAGAAGATCCCCGTCGTCAGGTTGATCAACACCCGGACCAGCGGAAAGACCAGCTTGGGGATGTAGATCTTCTTGATGAGTCCTTCGTTCTGGATAATGCAGACGGCGGACTCGGTGACCGATCCGGCCATGATCCCCCAGGGGATCATCCCGGCCAGCAGATACAGGGTGTAACTGCCGCCGGCGCTGGAGTCGACGGGCATCAAGGTCGAGAACACGACGGAGAGGACCGCCATCATCAGCAGCGGGTTGATGAGCGTCCAAAGGAAGCCCATGACCGAGCGCTGATAGCGGACCCGCAGCTCCGTCTGGACCATGTTCTGGACGACCGGCCAGAATCGAGTGAGTTCCGTCCGATCTTCGATGAACCGTCGCCGCCAGACGCGGGACGGACGCGAAGCAGGGGCCGCGGGAAAGGTTTCAACGGCCTCGGTCGTCGGTTCGCTGCGGACGTCCATGTTCACGAGCCATCCGTCTCCGTGGTCGAATCCGGGGCGAAGTCCATCCGCCCGCTCGGGCCCGACCGGGGGGGATCTTACGACGAACCCGCGGGACGCGGAAGATCAACCGGGCTGGTCAATCGCTGTCGTCCCGGGGCGTGACCGCTCGAACCCCGACCCGCGCCGCCAGCCGGATCCGCTCGCGATTGGTCATGTCGCCGATGTACTTACGCCGCAAGGCGTTGAGCCATCGCAGCTCACGGCCTTCGTAGCTGACGATCACATGCGTCAGGATCGGGCCGGCGAGGCCGAACGTCCGCTGGAGGCCGGCGGGCACGTCGGCGTTGCAGGCGATCTGGTTGTAACCGACCCCCACGGCGGCGGCGAAGGCCGCGTAGTCGATCCGGGCGATCTCGGTGGCCGTCGTGCGGCGATAGACCGGCTCCTGGAGCATCTGCATGTAGTGGTAGGCACCGTCGTCGAGGACGAAGAACTTGACCGGCAGCCCCAGTCGGGCGGCCGACGACATCTCCATCGCCGACATCAGGAAGCAGCCGTCCCCCGTCACGCAGACGACCTGGCGGTCAGGCCGAACGCGCTGGGCGCCGATCGCCGCTGGGATCGCCCAGCCCATGCTCTGGTTGTCGCTGGGGGTGAAGTATCGCCGCACGCCCTGAACCTCGACCGTCTCCGACGCCCAGTGCGTGGACGCCGTGACGTCAACGAAGATCAACTCCTCCGGCCCCAGCGAGCAGCGGAGCTGGCTGAGGAAGTACATCGGGTCGACGGCCTCATTAATCTGCTGGGTCCGCGCCAGGCAGCGGTCGACGTTCCGGAGGTTCTGAATTCGCCCCCAAAGCGCCGGATCGGGGGGGCGGCGCAGCGTCCCGGCCTCGCCGAGCAGACGATCGAGAAAGACCCGAGAGTCCGAGACGAGGCAATGGCTCGTTGTGACGTTCTTGCCGAGGTTGTCCGGGTTGATGTCGACGTGGACGACGGGGATCTCCGGCACCGCGTAATTGGCCGTGGAGACCTCGCTGTAACGGACGCCGACAGCCAGCACCAGGTCGACGTCCTTGAACGCCTTCTCCGCGGCGCGGGTCCCTTGCTTGCCGTATCCCCAGCCGACGGCCAGGGGGTGGCCGTCGGGGATGACCCCCTTGCCGCTGACCGAGGTGGCGACCGGCGCCTGGAGCATCTCCGCGACGGCCGCCAGCGACGGCGCGGCCTCGATGCAGCCCGCCCCCGCATAGATCCCGATCCGCTTCGACCGGTCGCGAAGGTGGCAGACCACCTGCTGATAGGCCCCCTCGTCGAACGGGACGGGCATCGGCGGCGGCGGCGGCTGGTCGTAGTCCCAGACCTCGGTGAAGAAGGGGTAAGGGATGACGACCCCCACCGGCCCCGGCTCTCCGGAACGGGCCAGGCGGAAGGCGTGGAAGAGGGTTCCCGGGATCTCCGCCTGATGCCGGACGACGAACGTCGCTTTCACGACCGGTCGCAGCAGAGCCTCATTGGCCAGGCCGTGGACCTGGCCGATCGGCGCTCCGGCCGAGCGGTCGATGTCGGTGATGACCGCGACGAGGGGGACGCTGTCGTAAAGCGCCTCGCCCAGTCCGGTCAGGCAGTTGGTGAGGCCGGGACCGGGGACGACGGAGAAGACCCCCGTGCGGCCCGTGGCTCGCGACGAGGCGTCGGCCATGACGCTGGCCGAGAACTCGTGGGCGACGAGCATGTAGGGGACTTCGTACGCCTTCAGGGCGTCCCAGAACTCATTGTTCTGCGCCCCCGGGATGCCGAAGACGCACGGAGTGCACTCGCAGCGGATGGCGGCGGCGGCGGCCTGGGCGCCCGTCATCCGGCCTCGGACGCCGTCGCGATGGGCGTAACGGCCTAACTCCACAGGGCCCGCCGCCACGGGTTCCTGGGCGGCCACGGCCGCTGCGGCGCCCGCCGCGACGGCCGCCGTCTCCAGCGCCCGACGGCGGTTGAGTTTCGGCGTCATGCTCCGACTCCTTCGGAAGAGATCCTCCCCGCCGAGGTGCGGCCCGTATCCTCGGGACGACCTCATCGCGCAGGTCCTGCGAGACCTTCTTATCGGCGTGAGCCCCCCGTTGGGTCGTCCCCTGATCCGTCGATCCGACAGGCGTTTCAGGGCTTGTCGCGAATGACCCTTACGATCCGTCCAATTTATCGCGAAGACGGACCGAGGAACGGTGCGAGGACCTCCCGACGATAGCGGGAACGGTCCTCACGGATCTTCTTGATGCATTCAAGGACGATCGGCCCCGTGTAGCCGATCGCGTCCAGGGCGGCGAACCAGGAGGGCCAGTCGATCGTCCCCTGGCCGGGGGGATGGTGGGAGTCGTGGCGGCCGTCGTTGTCGTGGACGTGCGTTGAGGCCAGCAGCCGCCCGGCGGCGAGCGTTTCCGAGGCGGCGTCGGCCGCAATATGGGCGTGGGCGACGTCGAGAGTCAGGCCCAACTCGTTCCGATTCAACTCCTGGACGAGTTCGGCCAGGTCGGCCATGCGGCTGCCGGGGTTGACTCCGGGAGGCATGTTTTCGACGGCGACGATGATTCCCGTCCCCTCCGCGTGGTCGGCCAGAGTGGACAGAGCCTGGGCCAGGGCGTCGCGGCGGGCGTCGAATTCGGCGCGGTCGGAAAACCCGCCGGGGTGGACGACCAGCACCGTTCCGCCAGCTTCCGCCAGCCAGTCGACGCAGCGGCGGAGGTCGTCGACCGATGCTTCATGGACGGCCTGGGTCGTCGAGCCCATGTCGACGCGCGGGGCGAGGATCGACTCGCCTCCCCAGCAGCCGTGGGCGCTGTGGATGGTGAGACCGCGATCGGCGACGGCCTGGCGCAACAGCCGAGGATCGGGGAGTTCTTTCCAACGGGGGAGGATTTCCAGAACCTCGGCGCCGATCCACTCGGCCAGGTCCAGCTCCGCGTCGAGGCTGAGCTTCGGATAGCCGTAAACGATCATCGTCCCCAGCACGCGCCCGGCCACGTTCGCCATCCTTCGCGGTCTCCCCGATCGGCCTGCTGAGGACGTCTCGGTGGGTGGTGATACCTCTTGTCGAACCGTCCGCTGCGAGTCATGATAGCAGCGGAACGGTTCCCGACCACCGCTACGCCCACGGTCGATCACGCCAGAGGGGTTTGGAGGGGCCTCCCAATGGACCTCCAACCGGCCGGCGATCTCGCGCGGGCCCCCAGCCGGGGGGGCGACGCCGCGCTGAACGTCAGAATGAGAGTCGAGAAAGGACTGCCGCGCATGCCTCCCGCGCCTCTGGTGGACCCTGCCACGATTGATACGTCGAAGGTCCTCCTCGACCTTGAGCAGATCCGCCAGGTCAACCCTCAGCGCTTCGAGATGGAGCAGCTCACGGCGATCGTCTCGATCGATCAGGAGAACAAGCTGATCATCGGCTACAAGGACGTTGAGGCCGACGAGTTCTGGGTCCGCGGCCACATGCCCGGCTATCCGCTCCTCCCCGGCGTTCTCATGTGCGAGGCCGCGGCGCAGCTCGCAAGCTGCTACTGCGTTTCGACCCACCTGATCCAGGAGGGGTTCGTCGGCTTCGGCGGAATGGAAGACGTGCGCTTTCGCGGCCAGGTGAAACCGGGCGACCGGCTTGTGCTGGTCGGCCATGCGACGCGGCTCCATCGTCGACAGACCATCTTCAACGTCCAGGGCTTCGTCGACGGCAACATGGTTTTCCACGGCCGGATGATCGGGGTCAACCTTTCGCAGCAAGATTAACCCAACTGACCGCGATCCCGACCCCCATGACACGCCCCCGCGCCGACCTCGACGTTTCCTCCGTCTTCCTCGACCCCGCGGCCTTCCCCGGCGACGACCCCCTGAGCTGGAACGCCCTCTTCGGCGACGACGGGCCGGTCGTCCTGGAGATCGGCTCGGGCAAGGGCCTGTTCCTGGCCAACGCCGCGCAGGCCCGTCCCGATCACCGGTTCTTCGGGATCGAGATCGCCAAGAAGTACGCCCGGCTCGCCGCGGAGCGAGTCGTGAAGGCGGGGCTGTCGAACGTCCGGCTCTGGCCGGGAGACGCCGGCCACCTGATGGCCAAACGCGTCGTCCCCGGCAGCCTGCGCGAGGTCCACGTCTACTTCCCCGACCCCTGGTGGAAGAAGCGCCACCGCAAGCGCCGGGTGTTCAACGAGAAGCTCGTCGATTCGATCGCCAAAGCCCTGACGCCCGGCGGCGAACTGCACGTCGCCACCGACGTCGAGGAATACTTCGGCGTGATCCGTGAACTCGTCGGAGCCGACACCCGCTTCACCGAGATCGACCCGCCCGCGCTGGGCGATCCCGAGCACGATCACGACTACCTGACGAACTTCGAGCGGAAGTACCGCATCGAAGGTCGTCCGGTATATCGGTCGAGCTATCGGCTTCAGGAAGCCGTGACGGCCGTCTCGTAGGCCCGCCTGCGTTCGTTGGCGCCGGCGGCTTCGGGGTTGCACTCGATCTGGTAGAGGTCGCGGCCGGTATCGGTCGGGTACTGGCCGGTGATGCAGGCCCGGCAGAGGCGGTCGGGGGCCAGGCTGACGGAGCGGGCGATGGCGTCGACGGGGAGGTAGCGCAGACTGTCGGCGCCGAGCTCGCGGGCCATCTGGTCCTGCGCTTCCTCGGTGAGCAGGATGCGCTCGCCGTCCATCTCGGCGAACCGGGTTGCGAACAACTCATCGCGGGTGGACATGTCGATCCCGTAATAGCACGGGGCGACGATCGGCGGGCAGGCGACGCGAAGGTGGATTTCGCGGGCGCGGCCGCGGTCGCGGATCTCGCGGACGAGGGCCCGCATGGTCGTCGACCGGACGATGCTGTCCTCGACGAGCAGGACCCGCTTGCCGGCCAGAACCTCGGGCAGGGGTGTGTACTTGAGGCGGGCCTTGGCGGCGCGGTCGGCGGTGCCTTCGATGAAGGTTCGGCCGACGTAGCGGTTGCGCATCAGGCCCTCGACCGAGGGGACGCCCAGCGAGAAGGCCATGGCATCCGCCGCGGCCTTGGCTGTGTCGGGGACGGGGACGACGATGGTCCCTTCGTCCAGCGGCACCGTCTCCATCCGGGCCAGTTCCTTGCCCAGCCCGGCTCGGCTGAGGTAGACCGAGCGGTCGTCGAGCGTGCTGGCGACGTTGGCGAAGTAGATCCACTCGAAGAAGCAGTGAGCCTGCTTGGGCGAGGGGGCGTAGCGCTCGATCCGGACGCCCTCGGCGTTGGCGATGGCGATCGTCCCGGGCTCCAGCGAGCGGATCTTCTGGAAGCCGAGGTTGGCCAGGGGGACGCTCTCGCTGGCGACGGCGAACAGCGGGCCGCTTTCGGCGATGCAGAGCGGCCGGAAGCCCAGCGGGTCGCGGGCGACGATCAACTCGCCGTGGGCTGTGACCAGAACAATGTTGTATGCGCCGTCGAACCACTCCGAGAGCCGGCGGAAGATGCCGACCCAGTCGGGGTCGACGTCCTCCGTTTGCAGCTCGTAGGACAGCGCGTGCATGATGATTTCGGTGTCGGTATCGCGCTTAAGGTGGTAGTCGCCCTTGGAGAGCAGCTCTTCTTTGAGCTGTTTGTAGTTGGCGAGCTGGCCATTGAAGGCGAAAGCGAACCATTTGGTCCGGCGGCCGTGGTCGCGTTCGAAGGGCTGCGCATTGTAGCGGTCGTCGCCGCCGCAGGTGGCGTAGCGGACGTGGCCGATGGCGACCGTGCCGTCGACCCCTTGCATGATCGTCTCGAACTCGGACTTGTGGTTGAGGCGGAAGGCCTCGGCCACGGTCCCCAGTTCCTTATGGACCTTGATGAGCGCGTTGCGGTCGGCTCGATAGCTGGCCATCCCCGCGGCGAGCTGGCCGCGGTTCTGCATATCCAGCAGCATTCTTGGTACAAGACGCGCCACGCTGTTGGCGTCGCCTGGAATCGGCGCCATCGGCGAGACGGCGGCCCCCGGAGCATGGAACACCGCCGCTACGCCGCACTCGTGGTGAAGCTCGCCCATAGGGTGGGATTTCCTCTGTCCGGCCTGGAGGGAAGACCGGCGACTGAGTCGGGATCGATCAAGGAGTGACGGATCGCACGAA of the Paludisphaera rhizosphaerae genome contains:
- a CDS encoding ABC transporter permease, which codes for MESLVNIFWLGVKELRSLRSDTVMVLFVVYAFTSAIYTQATGTSSEINNASIGFVDEDGSSLSGKIVEAFYPPRFKKPVLIRADEVDDAMDSGRLMFVVDIPPQYEQRLRAGRSAEIMVNIDATAMLQASIGAGYIQNIITDQVSEFLSRSDPNFRYPVRLVTRREFNPNGDTSWFNSIVALINQITLLTTVLTGAALIREREHGTIEHLLVMPLTAFEIAMAKIWANALVILVAVTASLILIVRLILQVPVAGSPWLFMTGVVLYLFFATALGVFLGTIARTMAQFALLIILLLIVLQLLSGGQTPIESQPPALQKLTFFLPSRHFVSFSQAIIYRGAGIEAVWPNFLMVALIGAGCFVYALNRFRASISLSR
- a CDS encoding ABC transporter ATP-binding protein — translated: MRRDSGDDASAEPLVELRDVSLRFVNYSDRMYTLKRAALDLILRRERIVPNSAFWALQGINLRIRHGERIGIVGSNGAGKSTLLRMLARIYPPTSGTVEVRGRVAPLIEMGAGFNWELTGHDNILLNGAMLGFTRQQMLAKIDGIHEFTGLREFADKPLKYYSSGMTARLAFAVATEIDPEILLVDETLGVGDAVFRSKAKERIRDLMGRSHAVVLVSHDLGTVRDLCDRAVWLQRGQIVADGPVHEIVKAYAESMKTAPAPLPPDAVPAGVSG
- a CDS encoding ABC transporter permease, encoding MDVRSEPTTEAVETFPAAPASRPSRVWRRRFIEDRTELTRFWPVVQNMVQTELRVRYQRSVMGFLWTLINPLLMMAVLSVVFSTLMPVDSSAGGSYTLYLLAGMIPWGIMAGSVTESAVCIIQNEGLIKKIYIPKLVFPLVRVLINLTTGIFSLTALFLILIPLGARPSPAMLFLPVAITLICAFTLGLSLLVATANTFFRDCGHLVGVFIQAWYFATPIIYPVTRFENRQWLFKLNPAYYFIEIFHDVLCYGRWPQLSMVLAAAALACVSLGIGYAAFKSNEDKMVFRL
- a CDS encoding thiamine pyrophosphate-binding protein, with translation MTPKLNRRRALETAAVAAGAAAAVAAQEPVAAGPVELGRYAHRDGVRGRMTGAQAAAAAIRCECTPCVFGIPGAQNNEFWDALKAYEVPYMLVAHEFSASVMADASSRATGRTGVFSVVPGPGLTNCLTGLGEALYDSVPLVAVITDIDRSAGAPIGQVHGLANEALLRPVVKATFVVRHQAEIPGTLFHAFRLARSGEPGPVGVVIPYPFFTEVWDYDQPPPPPMPVPFDEGAYQQVVCHLRDRSKRIGIYAGAGCIEAAPSLAAVAEMLQAPVATSVSGKGVIPDGHPLAVGWGYGKQGTRAAEKAFKDVDLVLAVGVRYSEVSTANYAVPEIPVVHVDINPDNLGKNVTTSHCLVSDSRVFLDRLLGEAGTLRRPPDPALWGRIQNLRNVDRCLARTQQINEAVDPMYFLSQLRCSLGPEELIFVDVTASTHWASETVEVQGVRRYFTPSDNQSMGWAIPAAIGAQRVRPDRQVVCVTGDGCFLMSAMEMSSAARLGLPVKFFVLDDGAYHYMQMLQEPVYRRTTATEIARIDYAAFAAAVGVGYNQIACNADVPAGLQRTFGLAGPILTHVIVSYEGRELRWLNALRRKYIGDMTNRERIRLAARVGVRAVTPRDDSD
- a CDS encoding sugar phosphate isomerase/epimerase family protein; translated protein: MANVAGRVLGTMIVYGYPKLSLDAELDLAEWIGAEVLEILPRWKELPDPRLLRQAVADRGLTIHSAHGCWGGESILAPRVDMGSTTQAVHEASVDDLRRCVDWLAEAGGTVLVVHPGGFSDRAEFDARRDALAQALSTLADHAEGTGIIVAVENMPPGVNPGSRMADLAELVQELNRNELGLTLDVAHAHIAADAASETLAAGRLLASTHVHDNDGRHDSHHPPGQGTIDWPSWFAALDAIGYTGPIVLECIKKIREDRSRYRREVLAPFLGPSSR
- a CDS encoding 3-hydroxyacyl-ACP dehydratase FabZ family protein → MDLQPAGDLARAPSRGGDAALNVRMRVEKGLPRMPPAPLVDPATIDTSKVLLDLEQIRQVNPQRFEMEQLTAIVSIDQENKLIIGYKDVEADEFWVRGHMPGYPLLPGVLMCEAAAQLASCYCVSTHLIQEGFVGFGGMEDVRFRGQVKPGDRLVLVGHATRLHRRQTIFNVQGFVDGNMVFHGRMIGVNLSQQD
- the trmB gene encoding tRNA (guanosine(46)-N7)-methyltransferase TrmB, with the translated sequence MTRPRADLDVSSVFLDPAAFPGDDPLSWNALFGDDGPVVLEIGSGKGLFLANAAQARPDHRFFGIEIAKKYARLAAERVVKAGLSNVRLWPGDAGHLMAKRVVPGSLREVHVYFPDPWWKKRHRKRRVFNEKLVDSIAKALTPGGELHVATDVEEYFGVIRELVGADTRFTEIDPPALGDPEHDHDYLTNFERKYRIEGRPVYRSSYRLQEAVTAVS
- a CDS encoding amidophosphoribosyltransferase, translated to MGELHHECGVAAVFHAPGAAVSPMAPIPGDANSVARLVPRMLLDMQNRGQLAAGMASYRADRNALIKVHKELGTVAEAFRLNHKSEFETIMQGVDGTVAIGHVRYATCGGDDRYNAQPFERDHGRRTKWFAFAFNGQLANYKQLKEELLSKGDYHLKRDTDTEIIMHALSYELQTEDVDPDWVGIFRRLSEWFDGAYNIVLVTAHGELIVARDPLGFRPLCIAESGPLFAVASESVPLANLGFQKIRSLEPGTIAIANAEGVRIERYAPSPKQAHCFFEWIYFANVASTLDDRSVYLSRAGLGKELARMETVPLDEGTIVVPVPDTAKAAADAMAFSLGVPSVEGLMRNRYVGRTFIEGTADRAAKARLKYTPLPEVLAGKRVLLVEDSIVRSTTMRALVREIRDRGRAREIHLRVACPPIVAPCYYGIDMSTRDELFATRFAEMDGERILLTEEAQDQMARELGADSLRYLPVDAIARSVSLAPDRLCRACITGQYPTDTGRDLYQIECNPEAAGANERRRAYETAVTAS